Part of the Methylomonas rapida genome is shown below.
TCGGGGCCTTGTTCTGCTTTCAGCATCGCTATCGTCGCGGCGCTTCCGGCCAGTACGCAGAAATCGCTGATCACACTGACGGATGCCAAGTGTTTTACCGGCCAACCGCTCAATGGATCGATGATATGCGTATAGCGCATGCCGTCTATCATGATATAGCGTTGATAGTCGCCGCTGCTGGCTACCGCGCCACGGTGTATCGACAGGGTTTGCAGCATGGCTTGCGATTGCCGCGGATGCTGGATTCCAATCCGCCATGGCCTGTCGTCGGGGCGCGGGCCTATGATCCGCACATCGCCGCCCAGGTTGACGACGCCATGCCGGGCACCGGCGTTTTGGCATAATTCGGCGGCCCTATCGGCGGCATATTCCTTGACGATTCCGCCAAAGTCGAGTTGCATACCTTCATGCCTGAAAGTCAATGTCGGCGGGGACCAATCCAATCGCTGCCAGCCTACCCGTTGCAGTAATGCACGGATTTGGACGTCGCTAGGTAATTGATCCTGTTGCGTTTGCCAGGCCTTGCTCAAAATGCCGGCGGAGATGTCGAATAGACCGTCGCTTTGCTGATGACAGGTTTGCGCGTAGTTCAATAATCCTGCTGTTTCTTCGTCGACCTCGATACTGCCGCCGCTGGACGCTATTTGATTGATGTTTGCCAGCAGGCTATCCGGGCGGTAACGGGAATATTTGGCTTCCAGGCGTTGAATATCCGCGATGGCAATCTTGGCGATTTGTTTGGCCAGCAACGAATGTTCGGCAAATAATTGAATTTCGCAGGGCGATCCCATGGCCCTGAATGGAAATCGGAAAATTTTGAGTTTGTTGGCTGCCAAGATTGTTCGTGATGTTGGTGGGGCACTGTGTAGGTGGCAATTTATTCGCACGCTCAAAGGATTGCATGGGAATAGATTCGCATCTACATCGGCTGGGTCTCTGTTAAGCCACCTGAATATTCCGTCAAAATAGCTTTCGCATGCACCCATCCCTACTGAGAGTGTCGTAAAAGTCAAAACAGTTCCTTATCCTGCCAGGAGAAGGTTGGGACGAGGGATATAAATCAGTTGCTTACATTGTTTGTTCCCCTCACCCCGCACTCTCCCTCAAGGATAGGGGGCTTATGCGACGGCCTTTTCTACGGGGTAGCGTAAAAACCTTCGCGATTGGAAAAAGCTAAAGCTTTTTCACTCCAGGCTCAATCTGGGAGTGCAATAGCTTTAGCTATTGCCGAATAGCGCAAGCGTTTCAAAACGAAAAACTCCAGGTGGCGGTCAATGCGCCGTCCCGATCCAACTGATAACCGTTGAAATCCGTAGCGACAGGTTGCAGCCATTCCACGCTAAAGTTATTGCCGGCAAAGCGTCCCTCCGGAATGGAGGCATTCAGGCCAAAACCCACATCCCAGAAGCGACCGCCATAATTGGCCGGAAAATCGACTGGTGATGTCGTCTCATGGGTTTGATTGGTTTCTCCCCGAATACGATCCTGCCAGGTATAAACTCCCCGTATCGTGGCCGACAACCAATTGAAAATATTATAACTACCCCAGCCGGTTGCTTGAAAAATATCGCCATAGGCGTAACCGTACTCGTTCTTCTGCAAGCGTTTGGTACCATTGAGCTGTCCGCCCCAGCCCCAGTCGTCGATGTGGCCCGTATAAGTCAAGCTGGGCTTGAAATCCCAAGTGCCGCTGCCTAGCTGCATGCCGTAATCTTGCAAAACAGCCGTGCCGGTTTCGCGCTCCGTGCTGGCGCCATTATCCTTTAAACGGCCTTGCGAAATTTCCGCATCGATGGCGCCCGTGGGTGCGCTCATGCCTATGCCGGCATGCACATGATGGGTGCCATCATCCATGAGTTTGACCATTGCCACGGCCAGCGTATCGCCGATGTCGTTGCTGGTGTGCTTGCTGCCGCCATGCTCGCCCTCATTGCCGGGTTGCAATGAGTCGCTCATGGTCATGTCCATGCTCATCAATTGCGGCATGATCATCAGCGTCAACCAATCGGTTGGCGAGTACATCAAATCCAGCATGTGCATTTGCATGTGCATTTTGGTGGGTTTGTACAGGCATCCGTCGCTGACGGCGCAGGCATTGCTCACCAGCAAGGCGTCGCTGATCTGATCGCTGCCGTGCAGCATGGAACCGCTTTGTACGCCGTATTGGTAGCGGTAGCCCACCATGATTTCATCGGCCTGACTCATCATGTGCCCAAACATCACGCCGGCCGGTATCGGTGCGCCATGATGGTGGTGGTGATGCATGTGATGATCGCCCGCGCCGCCGCCCATCGAAAAGGGTCTGGCCGCGAAATCGATGTTCAAATTGGCATGGGCCATAAAATATTCAAAATCAGCATAATCGCCGACACCGCCGCCGCCCAATTTCAAGCCGCCGGAATGAAAGGTGTATTCAAAGCCGGTTTCCAGGGTGATGCCGCGGGCAAATTCCTTCGTTATGGTGATTCCTGGCGTCAGATTGCCAAATGCCGATAGCC
Proteins encoded:
- a CDS encoding FAD:protein FMN transferase; this encodes MGSPCEIQLFAEHSLLAKQIAKIAIADIQRLEAKYSRYRPDSLLANINQIASSGGSIEVDEETAGLLNYAQTCHQQSDGLFDISAGILSKAWQTQQDQLPSDVQIRALLQRVGWQRLDWSPPTLTFRHEGMQLDFGGIVKEYAADRAAELCQNAGARHGVVNLGGDVRIIGPRPDDRPWRIGIQHPRQSQAMLQTLSIHRGAVASSGDYQRYIMIDGMRYTHIIDPLSGWPVKHLASVSVISDFCVLAGSAATIAMLKAEQGPEWLQTLGLPHLWVDAKGRQGGSLLDD